The DNA window GGTTTGCGGCGTAAAGCCATACGTATCGTGGCCGTAGCTACCCACCGAGCTTGATTGCAATGGAACGAGGATGCGTGAAAGACGCTTGATGGTGCGGTTGAGGAGAAGTGCCGCTTGCTCGGAGCCACGACCGCGGGCGAACTGTTCGGCTTCCTGTGCGGCGCGGCTATCCAGCCTCGCCACGGCATTCGCGAAACGCGCGGCGTCATCTTGCGCCGTCTCCAGGCCGACGCTTTTGCCGGCGACGCGCAGTTCTTCGAGCCGATCGGAGATTTGCTTCGATACCGGAGCAAATCGGAACGGCAATACTGGAGCGGTGGTCAGCTCCCACAGATAGGCTGTGTAGACCCGCAGGTGCTCCTGCATGAGACTCCAGTCGAGCTTGTCGAGACGGTTCTCGATGGAGTGGTGCCACCAGCCGAGCGTGGCGTGTGCGGTGCTCTTCAACTCCGCGTCCGTGAAGGCTCCTCTTCCTTGGAACGAGGGAATACCGAGACCGAAGAAGCTGGAATCACCGGACTTCGCCTGTCGTTCCCACCGGATTTTCTTGTTCAGAAGCCTGGCCTCGATGGCGCTGTGGAAAGACCTCAGCTCCGGATTTGAGGACGTCGCCCATTCCGTCGTGCCGATACACGCCGGCTGATCAATTTGAAGGTAGGCGACGCAGTTCTTGCGAAGGTTGTCCCAGTTCTGATCTGCAAACCATGTCGAACCCGCCATCGTACCGGTTTCATGCGCGGTCCAGAAGCCGAAGGTCAGCCCGCGCCTCATCTTGTCGCGGTGCTTGGAAAATACGCGCGCTAATTCCATCTGACACGCGTTGCCGGCGGCATTGTCAGTCGCGGCTTCCCCCGGCCAACTGTCCTGATGTCCGCCGACCAGGACGAAGTCATCATGTTCGGGAGAGCTTGCAGGTGCGGGCAGCCGCGCGACGGTGATCTGAACCGGACGCCAGCCATTTTCGACGTGGGTTTGCATCCAGACTGTGACGGGCCCTTGCTCCACGAGCTTGCGCAACTCGAGACCGGCCGCCCGCGCTATACCGATGCACGGAATTGTCGGCATCTCGGTGTTGGCATTCTCGGGAGTGGGATTGCCCCACATCGGCTTCACCGAGCCGAACGGGACGGCCTGGTTTTCAGGATGTCCCCAATTCATCATCACCGCACCGATCGCGCCCTGGTTCGCGGCAATCCTTTGTTTTTCATGCCGCGCCGGGGAATAGGAAAGCTCGGTGAGAATTATTTTGCCGCGTGCATCCTTGCCGGCGTAGTTCGACAGCGCACCGCTGCCGACATCGACGAGTTCGCCGCGAATTCCTTCAGGCCCTGTTTTGATGCTGTGTCCTAAGGTGTTCGCTTTGAAGCTGGTTTCGACCGGCGCTTCGACACGAAAATCGGCGTGTTCCGGAAATGAAACGATCGCCTGCAGTTCTTTGACGGCGACGTCGGTCAGTCCGATCCCGGACATCGCGGCGTGACTGTATTCCGCCATGCGTTTGCCATTGGCGCTACCAGCCGCCCGATGCGGAATCTCTCGAACAATCGTTTCGACGTGGCCGCGCACACGGTCGGCTGAGACTTCATCGACAACGGGTATTTCGCTCATCATTATCCCAATTTTTCGTTATTTTTGTATTCTTGACATCTTGTATGACAAGATGTCAAGAATGTTTGTTAACGATGTTGGACGCGACTCGTCCGGCCAGTTAGGCCGTCCGGGCGAGCGATCCTTCAGGAGACTTGAAATGGCGGGAAGCGTTCTTCGGATTACCGATGCGCCTGCGCTTCTGCGCGACCAGGCGTTGGAGCGCCTGCGCGACGCGATCATCAGCGGCCACTTTGCGCCCGGCACGCGCCTCATCGAGCGAGAGCTCTGTGAGCAGATGGGCGTGAGCAGAACCTCAATACGTGAGGTGCTTCGCGGTCTCGAAGCCGAGCACCTGATCACGATCGAGCCGCGGCGTGGTCCGATCGTGGCTCGCCTGACGCGTAAACAGGTTGCGGAAATCTATGACGTTCGCGCCTTGCTTGAGAGCGCCGTGGTGCGCATCTTCACGCAAAAAGCGAGCGATCAAGAAATGGCACAGCTTCGCGCGCTGTACGACAAGCTTTACATCATACGCCGCAGTGGTGACGTCGCCGCCATTGCCAAGGCCGCGACGGAATTCAGCGGATACATGCTGAAAATTGCCGAGCACGAATTGATCAGTGACCTTCATCGGAAGCTGACCGCTCGCATGAGCGCTTTGCGCGGCGTCTCCATTTCGCAACCGGGGCGACTAGAGCAGGCGGCGGAAGAGCTCGCGACCATCATGAGTGCCATCGAACGACGCGACGCCGAGTCAGCCGCTCGATATTTTGCGACTTACGTCCGGAATGCAGGCGAAGCCGCTCTGGCACGTATTGATGCGGGGCCATTGCCGTCGCATGTCCCGATGCGCGACGGGCCTGTGTAAACGTAAAGCCGGCCGGCCGAGATGAAACATGTTGCTTCTACCCGATAGGACGCAATGAGGCGCGGGCTGGCAGCGGCGATGGCGAGCTTTTGGCGCTGACGGCACACTTTTGACCAAACCTGCAGGAGTTCGAAATGGCGAGAATCGCAGTCGGCGGCGTCCATCATGAAACGAATTCCTTCATTCCGTCGCGAACCGACTTTGCTTATTTCGCGAGCCATCGAGATCGACCGCCGCTCGTTCGCGGACCCGAGGTCCTCGAGTGGCTGACCAATACAAGTTTTGGGTTGTCCGGATTTCTCGAGGCGATGGCGGACGCGCACGACATTGTTCCGTTGCTTTGGACGAGCGGCGGGGCAGGCGGCGTCGTCACACGGGATGCGTTTGAGCGGATTGCCGCGGAGCTGGTCGGTTCCCTGTCGCGGGAAATGCCTGTCGACGCGGTATATCTCGATTTGCACGGAGCGATGGTCACGGAAGATTTCGAGGACGGCGAAGGCGAATTGCTACGGCGACTTCGGGCCGCACTGGGACCTCATGTTCCGATCGTTATCAGCCTCGACTACCACGCCAACGTCACGCCTCAGATGGTCGCGTGCACAGATGGTTTGGTCGGATATTATACCTATCCTCACGTGGATCGTGAACAAACCGGCCGTCGGGCAGCCAAGGTGCTGTCGACCATCCTTGAACGAGGGCAGCCAAGCGGACGTGCGCTCCGGAAAATTCCATTTTTGATACCGCTCAATTTCCAGAGCACTCTCGTACAGCCCTCCAAACGAATCGTGGAAAGCTCTGAACGCGCTGAGGGTGGCGATGTTCTGAACGTCTCGTATCTGGCCGGCTTCCCGCCGGCAGATCTGTTCGATTGTGGTCCCTCGGTTATCGTTCACGCGTATTCGCAGGAACTGGCTGACCTTCGTGCCGACACGCTGGCGAAGGAAATCACCGCGGTTGAGGCTGAATTCCTGCAGCCGCTCTACAACGTGAAAGAAGGCGTCAGAAAAGCCATTGGCATCGCAGAGACCGCGAGTCGCCCCGTCATTTTGGCCGACACGCAGGATAATCCTGGATGCGGCGGTACTGCCGATACGACTGGCGTGCTCGAGGAACTCATTCGACAGGGCGCTACGGAGGCGGTTGTCGGAATTTTATGCGATCCTGAAGCTGCGGAAGCGGCTCATCGTGCCGGCGAAGGAAACAAAATCAATATCGCTCTGGGGGGAAAATATGGACCGGCTGGTGTGAAGCCGTATGAGGGCGAGTTTTCTGTCACTCAGCTTGGCAATGGCCAGATTGTTTCCACCGGCTCGACAATTCGGGGCCGCAAGATGGAGCTAGGAAAGATGGCGCTCCTGACAATCGGCGGCGTGAGCGTCGTCGTCAGCAGCAAGCGCATGCAGGCGTACGATCCCGGGTTATTCAGGCATGTGGGCGTCGAACCTACGGAGCAAAAAATCCTGGCGCTCAAGAGCGCGGTTCATTTCCGGGCGGACTTCGAACCGATATCCGAAGAGGTCCTGGTGGTGCTCGCGCCGGGAGGACATATCGTCGATCCCACACAATATCCTTATCAGCGTTTGCGTGCCGGCGTTCGGCTTGGTCCGCTTGGTCCGAGATCGCG is part of the Bradyrhizobium canariense genome and encodes:
- a CDS encoding M28 family peptidase, coding for MSGIGLTDVAVKELQAIVSFPEHADFRVEAPVETSFKANTLGHSIKTGPEGIRGELVDVGSGALSNYAGKDARGKIILTELSYSPARHEKQRIAANQGAIGAVMMNWGHPENQAVPFGSVKPMWGNPTPENANTEMPTIPCIGIARAAGLELRKLVEQGPVTVWMQTHVENGWRPVQITVARLPAPASSPEHDDFVLVGGHQDSWPGEAATDNAAGNACQMELARVFSKHRDKMRRGLTFGFWTAHETGTMAGSTWFADQNWDNLRKNCVAYLQIDQPACIGTTEWATSSNPELRSFHSAIEARLLNKKIRWERQAKSGDSSFFGLGIPSFQGRGAFTDAELKSTAHATLGWWHHSIENRLDKLDWSLMQEHLRVYTAYLWELTTAPVLPFRFAPVSKQISDRLEELRVAGKSVGLETAQDDAARFANAVARLDSRAAQEAEQFARGRGSEQAALLLNRTIKRLSRILVPLQSSSVGSYGHDTYGFTPQTTMIPCLYDLQQLNQLPDGEQRWMVETKMVRARNRVADALQDSTDLIDEMFARLK
- a CDS encoding GntR family transcriptional regulator, giving the protein MYDKMSRMFVNDVGRDSSGQLGRPGERSFRRLEMAGSVLRITDAPALLRDQALERLRDAIISGHFAPGTRLIERELCEQMGVSRTSIREVLRGLEAEHLITIEPRRGPIVARLTRKQVAEIYDVRALLESAVVRIFTQKASDQEMAQLRALYDKLYIIRRSGDVAAIAKAATEFSGYMLKIAEHELISDLHRKLTARMSALRGVSISQPGRLEQAAEELATIMSAIERRDAESAARYFATYVRNAGEAALARIDAGPLPSHVPMRDGPV
- a CDS encoding M81 family metallopeptidase — protein: MARIAVGGVHHETNSFIPSRTDFAYFASHRDRPPLVRGPEVLEWLTNTSFGLSGFLEAMADAHDIVPLLWTSGGAGGVVTRDAFERIAAELVGSLSREMPVDAVYLDLHGAMVTEDFEDGEGELLRRLRAALGPHVPIVISLDYHANVTPQMVACTDGLVGYYTYPHVDREQTGRRAAKVLSTILERGQPSGRALRKIPFLIPLNFQSTLVQPSKRIVESSERAEGGDVLNVSYLAGFPPADLFDCGPSVIVHAYSQELADLRADTLAKEITAVEAEFLQPLYNVKEGVRKAIGIAETASRPVILADTQDNPGCGGTADTTGVLEELIRQGATEAVVGILCDPEAAEAAHRAGEGNKINIALGGKYGPAGVKPYEGEFSVTQLGNGQIVSTGSTIRGRKMELGKMALLTIGGVSVVVSSKRMQAYDPGLFRHVGVEPTEQKILALKSAVHFRADFEPISEEVLVVLAPGGHIVDPTQYPYQRLRAGVRLGPLGPRSRGGSATTG